The following DNA comes from Apium graveolens cultivar Ventura unplaced genomic scaffold, ASM990537v1 ctg6390, whole genome shotgun sequence.
CAAGATTGCAATACATTTTCTGTTGTTTGCTTCCTATATTTTGCTCGATGAAGCAATGTGAATCTTATTTTTATGCATAGGCTATGTTACAATTTTGTAAAATTACATATTTTTAGAAAAGAATTATATTAATTAAGCAAGCAACTACATTAGAAAAAGAAAAGGTAGGGTGGGGGTGGGGTGGGGTCGGGGTGGGGATAAAGATACTTGAACATGACACAAATTTGATCGACTGCTCTTGCAAACCGATGCTTCTGTTTTGAAAGAGGATCTATTTACTTGGTTTTAGTCTCGACTATCAACAATGTTGATTTCTCAGAGGTTAGTTTTCATTCTTTAATTTATTAGTGTATCTCATTATACAAGATATATCATATAGTAGGTGATAGTATCATGAAATTACATGAAAGTGTTGGATTGATTGCTACTTAATTGCATGTTGCTTTTTGTTGCCGATGGATATTAGTCACACCGGTGTTTAGTTTTTGTACAACGTTGTAACAATTAATTAGTCCGGTGGCACCTACGGAAGctagttttattcatttgattatTCTTAGAACTTGAATATCTGTAATTGATTTTGACATTTTGTTAAGTTAGTTTTTTCGCCCTTGTACTATAATGGTACATGGGCGGGGATATATTGGCCGTGTAAgttaaatttattaaatataaataaaaaatgatTTCAAAGGCGTGTGcaaatttttattcaaaacttGTAAGCATATAATTCTTGTATGGCTAGCTAGATTCTAATATGAAATtattgacatgcatgctagaacGCTACTGCCTTAATATTTAATGTATTAAACTGTCCTCGATACATGTGTGACATGTATGCGCATTGCGCTGTAAACTTAAGTGTGGCCTTCACACAGCCGCAACTCATTATTACCCACTTCGTCGTTTTTCTATATGATTTTGATTGTATAATTTTTACATGCATATGGCTGATGTTGCACACATGGAAAACAAACTCACATCCACAAACTTATTTTTGTAAGAGTTTTCTTGGTTTAGTTCTTCAAATAAGGTATATACTATTATTTAGTGTATCTTCTCAGATAAGATGTCATATGCCATAACAAAAATCATTTTGAAATGTTTGCGGTGATGTTGCAGTCTTCTGCTTTTGTGTGTGAAATAAGTAACAGTACTAGAATACTACATTCGATGAGAAGTATGTTATTGTTACTATTTTGCTCTCTACAAAGATATATTCCTTTTACCTTCTTTTCCTTTTATTCGCGGTTCCTTATTTGTCCTCTTCGTGTGCAGGGAAGTAGAGGATTTTGAAATAAGGCTGATGACGAATGCATTGCGTTTAGAAAGGAATGAAATTTTTCAAAGACTTGGTACAAATTTTTATTCCTTCTTTAGATTGTGCAAAAATGTTTACTAAATTTATAcatgtgtatatatgtatataatgaTGCAATATTTTCTAAATTTCAAAGAGAGCTACAAATTTAGAACTGATGCATCATGCATCGTATTCATATATACATGAATTTTTGTTTCGTTGAAGTTATTATATTTCGACATGTAATGAAGCTAAAATACTTTAAATTAAATAgcgtttatatatatatattgtattatGACAAAGGATTAAAGACCTAAGAATATGGTGAACTACATGATTTGTGTTGTTCATAATCTGTTCTTGTTCATTCTATCATTATCACAACTAAATATTTCCATTTAACCCTATTTATCTCGTCTTTTATGCACCACGGTTTTTGGTCAAGTTTTGTTATGTCAATAGTGCCATTTTATAGTCTTTGGCTGTGCATAGAAATGATAATTGAATAGTACAAGTTATGCTAATAGAATTACACTGAACAGTTTTTTTTATCATCGTAGCATTAAATTATATAACAATGAATTTTCTGCTGTATATATGATGAGAGAACGTCTCTCTACCAATTGTACAAGACTTTTTTTTACCTACGTGTTTAATTTGTTTTTTATTATGACTAGTTTTAGGGTCTAGCAGGATGGATTTGTATTAGTTGCCATAATTAGTTATCCTCCTTTGTCATAGTTATCCTCCTTTGTCATAGTTATCCTCCTTTGTCAGTTGTAACCTTTTAGTGTCTAGCAGGATGCACAAGTCTACTTTATATTCCTTGCTAATTCCCCTGTTAATTTGCTGTAATGATTGTATCTTTACTTTGATTATATAATTATTGACTTACTTGCTCCCTAGTAACTCATGGATGCTTTCACCCTTTGCACATATTTCACTTATATATGTATATGCTTGGATGGACAGGAATAGACTATGTTGCTTGATCGCAGTAATCTGTATGGTTCAAGACCTGCAGAGAATGGCTGATGTACATTGAATGCATGTTTTAGACTGCAGAGTTAGTGTCAGGTTGGGAATGGCTTATGGTGAAAGCTTTTAACAATAAAATGATGGGGATTGGTTGTGATATAGTCGTATATTTTCTTCTTTTCATGCGCCAAGTTTTGGTTGCTCTTCTATCTAGAATGGATGAAGGTCAGCATTACTGTTGAGAAAGAACTCATTGTGTTCAAGCCCTTATTCACTTTAACGAATGGTGTTTTTAGGTGCAATTCAGATATGTGAGTTTTTTAGCTTTACAGTACATTTCTTAAATATCTTAGATAAATTTAGGGGATTGTTGTTTATCTTATGCTATAACCATCTACGGTGCTCTTATAAATCAAATGTGCATAATCCAATGTTTCTAGACTCTCCTTATCCAATTTATAAAGGCCCTACCTCGCGGTATTTTTCCGAAAAAACAGTTTTTCCCCAACTTATCTGGCCAAAACTTGCATATGGTAACTGGTGGAGAAGTTTTGCACAGAAAATAAAAGCAACTTTCACGACCTATTAAAAATTGATATTAAATTTCTTTATTGTCAATTATCAGCATAATTATAAACTATGCTATTGTTATTCACTCAATAATATTTGCTATTCTTTTTTGAGCTTGGGAACCATCTTTATTTTCCTTTAGGTTTGCTTTCTTCTTTTTTATGATTGGTTAATATTTCATTATATGCCTCTGTAATCTATATAGATCAAACTTAGAGCTGGACCAGCTATACCACTGCAATTTCAGATTATACTATGTGTACTGCATTACTTCTATTAAAATGTGTCAAAGGTTTGTTTCAATTGATTATGAAGATAATCAAGTGCAGTAGCCACATCAATCGCCATGTTTATTTTGGTAGCAAGGTTTGTTCAATTGATTATATTTGAAGAAGTTGCGTTGCATAGTTGCATGTGTAATGCAGTTAGACAGTCACCCATCTTTGTTGGAAATATACCAATACCAAATGGTTTCAAAAACCCAGATTATATAAACGCCAGTTGccagtttttttttctttttgaataaTTAGGTCTGTTCTAACAAATTGCATTACTTATAGCACTACGCAACCATTGCAACAGCATTACCACTAACCTTGTAAGATGTACGAGTGACTACACAAATGACTTTTGATAGTGCCCTTTGGAACTACcatacccttctcaagtagtAGTATACAAATTAATGTTACAAGGAAGATTCGATTCCCGGGATCAAACCCAAGCTGTTGCATTTTGTTTTTTTTAGTCTCCATTTAGCTAATCCAGCAAGAGCCCGATCTCTTCTTAACATCCCGCTTTCCCATTAGTTCTCAGTGTTCCAACAGCATCCCAATTGCTCGTATCAGCGAAGGTGTTACTTAACAATACATAAGTTGAAGGGGTATGTCTGTCTAAATTTAAAGCATGATCTGCTGCACGAGTTGCAGTATCAATATCCCCATGAAGTCGACAGGCACCAAGTGGAGTCTGCCGAACTAGAACTCCTGGTTTCGATGGCATATTTAGGATTAAGGCCTCGGCTTCTTTTGTACGCCCAGCTAGGCCAAAGAGATTTACCATACATGCATAGTGACCGTCTCCAGGTGAGATGCCGTAGCCATCTGTCATGGAAGATAGATGTGTCCAAGCTTCATCAATATATATCCTCCCAGGCTACATGCATAAAGTACACATATGAACGTAATATAATTAGGTTCTGGACCTTCCACCCTCATATCACCGAAGATATTTAAAGCTTTTCTTGGATCCCCATTTTGTGCATACCCCATTATCATTGTCGTCCACGAAACAACTGTCCTGTCCTTCATTGATTGAAAAACGCTTAATGCTCTATCCATCAATCCACATTTTGCATACATATCCAACAAAGCATTATCCACACACACATCAACTTCATTATCAAGCTTAATCATCAAAGCATGAAATCTTTTTCCTTCCTCTAAAGAAGCTAAATTAGCACATGCATTAAGAGCTGTAACAAGAGTAAACTTGTTTGGTTTTACTCCTATCTCCCTCATCTCTTCTACAATTTCTAATGCTTTTCTCGGTTCACCACAATTTAAACATCCCTGCCACTTGAGTCCAAGTGTGCACATCTCTACAAGGCATTTCTTTAAAAGCTTTCCAACCATCGTCCAGTTTTTGGTTTTTCACGTACATATCAACCAAAGAATTCCCTACACACAtctcacataagcctcagcatctccaccggtagacttacgagcagtctgcttgaatctaaccatacttgctagctgaaatgaCATAATTGAAAAGCAAGAAGTGAGTCAAGCGCTCAGCAAAGTGTGTCATAAAACAGAATTTACAACATAGCAATATATATCTGGGAACTGAGGTGTATGGCATCATTATTCTATTCAAAACTTTTGTAACCAAACATTTGCTCAAAAATattttatgacactacggattgcagccggtgatcagccgcgaagcaatctcgaacctcgctgggttcttaACAATTTATTAGGATCCCTAGGCATATTTTAAGCCTAACataataagtgtgaaagggacttgcgtcttagtccaattcaccaatctcaagaaaacattcttttatttaaagagaaattatcttttataaaactgatgtcaaGGAGAACTTTACAAAGATCTATACAAAGGGAATTTAATCATCAATCAAGGATTTCGAGTTAAGAAACTTTTATCAGAATGATGTGACTAGGGTTTTCAAGGATAATCAGCAATGAGTTGACaaccaaggaagaaagtattgaaaaagagtcaTAACTTTGTTCCACAAGATAGAGGTTTACTATTTGAGGGTTATGAAAGGGATGTATCTAGTGACAAA
Coding sequences within:
- the LOC141703255 gene encoding pentatricopeptide repeat-containing protein At2g03880, mitochondrial-like translates to MVGKLLKKCLVEMCTLGLKWQGCLNCGEPRKALEIVEEMREIGVKPNKFTLVTALNACANLASLEEGKRFHALMIKLDNEVDVCVDNALLDMYAKCGLMDRALSVFQSMKDRTVVSWTTMIMGYAQNGDPRKALNIFGDMRVEDGYGISPGDGHYACMVNLFGLAGRTKEAEALILNMPSKPGVLVRQTPLGACRLHGDIDTATRAADHALNLDRHTPSTYVLLSNTFADTSNWDAVGTLRTNGKAGC